The genomic interval GCCGAGAAAGAAACTCCAGCACCTCTTTATTGAGTGTCACCTCCCCAAAAAGGTGAAGGTCCCGTACCCCCTCTATCGGCAGATAACGCTGGGTACCGTCCTGAGTTTCGAAAAAGAGGGTATTCTGTTTTCGTTTCAATGTACCGTGAGAAAAAATGTAAATACTCTCGCTCATGCCCAACAGAAGTCGCGAAAGGCACAAGGAGCACAGAGTGGTTTTTTCTCCCGCTGGGGAGGTGTTTCCTGAACGACGATTTGTTCGATTTCCCGTATGGCTCTCTGGAGTTCCTCGATAATGACTTCGTTTAACACCAGGGTGATCTTTTTCCGTTCCCGAGGGAAAAGCACCTCGCCTCGGGCTTCAACTCCTTGTTCCTTCAAAGAAAAGAGGTAGTAGTACAGTTGCATGATGCCGCTTCGCTTTGACCGGATTGACTTTTTAATCTCTCCTACCACCAAAACTCCCTCTTCACGGCGCACCAGGTCGATGCGAATATCACCGAGGAAAAATCCCTTTTCTTCATCGTGGTAATGCTCTTCTTCCACCAGGCGTCCCAGTTCCAGAAAGGGATGGTCCTGTTCTGGAGTTATTTCGTGAGCCATATACCAGAGCTCCCTTCGACAGGCATAGTAACTGGCAATCAGCGTTCCATTCACCGACTGCGCCATGGTTCTATATCACGATGGCATACGACCCGGTCCCACCCTTTCGGAACCCGGTTTCAGGGTCATAAAACTCGTGAACCCGTTCTCGAGGAACGTACCCCAGGCTTTTCGAAAACATGATACTGAAAAGGGCCGTATCTTTGGGACTTACCCGAACGTTAACCAAATACGCTTCGAAACTCCTGCGAATTTTAAGCAATTCCCTTTTTTTCTCCCAGGGTTTTAGGGTTTGGTGATTGGTGATTTCCCGAAAGCGCTGCCACACTCTCTGGGCTTCTTCATCCTTTTCGATAAACACTGGATAAATGGTTCCCTCCTCCTCAATGAGACGAAAACACGCTACGGACACTTCGTGCTCTTCATAAAATCGCAAGGAGAGAAGCGCCCGGTAAATACCTTCGGATTGGTCAAAC from Atribacterota bacterium carries:
- the cas4 gene encoding CRISPR-associated protein Cas4, which encodes MAQSVNGTLIASYYACRRELWYMAHEITPEQDHPFLELGRLVEEEHYHDEEKGFFLGDIRIDLVRREEGVLVVGEIKKSIRSKRSGIMQLYYYLFSLKEQGVEARGEVLFPRERKKITLVLNEVIIEELQRAIREIEQIVVQETPPQREKKPLCAPCAFRDFCWA